A DNA window from Candidatus Eisenbacteria bacterium contains the following coding sequences:
- a CDS encoding ParB N-terminal domain-containing protein — MNPTPHGEFELPQLRFVPVDALVPHEKHDEQRAQPLIQRMREQGVLKNPPIVSPLDAGGSRFVVLDGANRTTAARVAALPHLVVQVVDYDDESLELSTWHHALVGVEAERIRQLLDQVPGLSVSAETPLHAHALLARREAIALFDADHETLVLQGGGSLHERTELLNSVVDLYRGRARFHRVTGDTLAGARKRFPEASALVVFPSFEKAEILELATDGARLPAGITRHLIPWRALRLNVPLDRLADENRSLAEKDQWLASWLQEKVIQRRVRFYQESTVVFDE; from the coding sequence ATGAATCCCACTCCCCACGGTGAGTTCGAGCTGCCGCAGCTGCGGTTCGTTCCGGTCGACGCGCTGGTACCGCACGAAAAGCACGATGAGCAGCGCGCGCAGCCGCTCATCCAGCGCATGCGCGAGCAGGGCGTGCTCAAGAATCCACCGATCGTGTCACCGCTCGATGCGGGTGGCTCGCGCTTCGTGGTGCTCGACGGTGCGAATCGCACCACCGCGGCGCGCGTGGCGGCACTGCCTCATCTGGTAGTCCAGGTAGTCGACTACGACGACGAATCGCTCGAGCTCTCGACCTGGCATCACGCACTGGTCGGCGTCGAGGCCGAACGCATTCGTCAGCTGCTCGACCAGGTGCCGGGCCTGTCGGTGAGCGCGGAAACTCCGCTGCACGCTCATGCGCTGCTCGCGCGCCGCGAAGCGATCGCGCTGTTCGACGCCGACCACGAGACGCTGGTGCTGCAGGGGGGCGGCTCGCTGCACGAGCGAACCGAGCTCCTCAATTCGGTGGTGGATCTGTATCGCGGCCGGGCGCGCTTCCATCGGGTCACCGGCGACACGCTCGCAGGTGCGCGCAAGCGCTTTCCCGAGGCGTCGGCGCTGGTGGTGTTCCCGTCGTTCGAAAAGGCCGAGATCCTCGAGCTGGCCACCGACGGGGCGCGCCTGCCGGCCGGCATCACGCGCCACCTGATCCCGTGGCGCGCACTGCGGCTCAACGTGCCGCTCGATCGTCTCGCCGATGAGAATCGTTCGCTGGCCGAGAAGGACCAGTGGCTGGCGAGCTGGCTGCAGGAAAAGGTCATCCAGCGCCGGGTGCGCTTCTACCAGGAAAGCACGGTCGTTTTCGACGAGTAG
- a CDS encoding glycosyl hydrolase, with amino-acid sequence MKRFAPLAAALVVLAAFAFASPPRASAQGVKIDSETFAGLEPRAIGPAVMSGRIACLDAVQEEKLTIWVGAASGGVWKSMDGGTSFKPVFDKYIQSIGDLRIDPQNSKTVWVGTGEPWVRNSTSIGEGVFRTTNGGDDWEKLGLEKTERIAKICIDPKNSDRVFVAALGALWGPSADRGVYRTLDGGKSWEKVLFVDDNTGAADLAMDPSDPNTLYASMWQFRRTGWSFVSGGPGSAFFKTTDGGKTWTKLTKDLPAGTLGRIAVEISPAMPNRVYAVVEAKESALYRSDDKGASWTKMSTSFNLVGRPFYFARFVCHPTDPNKAYKPGFGLSMTEDGGGTWAGIAGSPHGDHHATWINPKRPAQILVGTDGGLYISEDNGMAFRFVGQLPLGQFYHVSVDSRFPYHVYGGLQDNGTWTGPSHNSSGIGLTHWKNIGFGDGFAAFVEPSDEDYVYSEMQGGIVWRRNLTTGEQKTIKPFERIGDPKLRFNWNTPLHVGEKSRAFYQGSQFLYRTRDRGEHWERLGGDLTTNDPVKQQQELSGGVSVDNSSAENHCTIYTICESPLNADLIWVGTDDGNLQITRDGGKSWTNVAKNITGLPANSWVSCVDASRFAEGTAYATFDRHTMSDMKTYVYKTVDFGKTWTSLATPELKWFAHVIKQDRVNPSLLFLGTEYGLYVSLDDGKQWGQLTPGLPNVPVRDLAIHPREGDLVIATHGRALYVLDDLSPLRSLDPATLDKDVAFLPARPAVVYIPNAEQRFDSEENFVGRGYHESASINYYLKKRHMIGDLKVEVYDAQGKLIQSINGGKRRGINRVTWSMRMKPPKSPPAAQLIRDQGAFMGPRVPFGDYSVKLIKGKETLESKLTLAGDPRSKYSTEDRAIQNRTVMQLYGMLADLTYLTEVVIDVRKQAGERLAKLGPKDPARKALQPWLDRVDAFRNSMSATREGAITGEEQLREKLGLLYGAVNFHDGRPTGAQIDNLKLMEQELAAAQAKQRALTEKELLSVNATLVKSKLEPIAALSREVWEKKD; translated from the coding sequence ATGAAAAGATTCGCTCCGCTGGCGGCGGCGCTGGTCGTGCTCGCCGCGTTCGCGTTCGCGTCTCCACCCCGCGCATCGGCGCAGGGCGTGAAGATCGACTCCGAGACCTTTGCCGGGCTCGAGCCGCGCGCAATCGGTCCGGCCGTGATGTCGGGCCGCATCGCGTGCCTCGATGCCGTACAGGAAGAGAAGCTCACGATCTGGGTCGGCGCCGCGAGCGGCGGAGTGTGGAAGTCGATGGACGGCGGCACTTCGTTCAAGCCGGTGTTCGACAAGTACATCCAGTCGATCGGCGACCTACGCATCGATCCGCAGAACTCGAAGACGGTGTGGGTCGGAACCGGCGAGCCGTGGGTGCGCAACAGCACCTCGATCGGCGAAGGCGTGTTCCGCACCACCAACGGCGGCGACGACTGGGAGAAGCTGGGGCTCGAGAAGACCGAGCGCATCGCGAAGATCTGCATCGATCCCAAGAACTCGGACCGCGTGTTCGTCGCCGCACTCGGCGCGCTGTGGGGGCCGAGCGCCGATCGCGGCGTCTATCGCACGCTCGACGGCGGCAAGAGCTGGGAGAAGGTGCTGTTCGTCGACGACAACACCGGCGCGGCCGACCTCGCCATGGATCCCTCGGATCCGAACACGCTCTACGCCTCGATGTGGCAGTTCCGTCGCACCGGCTGGTCGTTCGTTTCGGGCGGCCCCGGGAGCGCCTTCTTCAAGACCACCGACGGCGGCAAGACCTGGACGAAGCTCACGAAGGATCTGCCGGCCGGCACGCTGGGGCGCATCGCGGTCGAGATCTCGCCGGCGATGCCGAACCGCGTGTACGCGGTGGTCGAAGCCAAGGAGAGTGCGCTCTACCGTTCCGACGACAAGGGTGCTTCGTGGACCAAGATGAGCACCAGCTTCAATCTGGTCGGGCGGCCGTTCTACTTCGCGCGCTTCGTGTGCCACCCGACCGATCCGAACAAGGCGTACAAGCCCGGCTTCGGACTTTCGATGACCGAGGACGGTGGAGGCACCTGGGCCGGCATCGCAGGCAGCCCGCACGGTGACCATCACGCCACCTGGATCAACCCCAAGCGCCCCGCGCAGATTCTGGTCGGCACCGACGGCGGACTCTACATTTCCGAAGACAACGGCATGGCGTTCCGATTCGTGGGCCAGCTGCCGCTCGGGCAGTTCTACCACGTGAGTGTCGACTCGCGGTTCCCCTACCACGTGTACGGCGGGCTGCAGGACAACGGCACCTGGACCGGTCCCTCGCACAACAGCAGCGGGATCGGACTGACGCACTGGAAGAACATCGGATTCGGCGACGGATTCGCCGCATTCGTCGAACCTTCCGACGAAGACTACGTCTACAGCGAGATGCAGGGCGGCATCGTGTGGCGCCGCAACCTCACGACCGGCGAGCAGAAGACCATCAAGCCGTTCGAGCGCATCGGCGATCCCAAGCTGCGCTTCAACTGGAACACGCCGCTGCACGTGGGTGAGAAGTCGCGTGCGTTCTATCAGGGCTCGCAGTTCCTCTACCGCACCCGAGATCGTGGCGAGCACTGGGAGCGGCTGGGCGGGGACCTGACCACGAACGATCCGGTCAAGCAGCAGCAGGAATTGTCGGGCGGCGTTTCGGTCGACAACTCGAGCGCCGAGAATCACTGCACGATCTACACCATCTGCGAGTCACCGCTCAATGCGGATCTGATCTGGGTCGGCACCGACGACGGCAACCTTCAGATCACGCGAGACGGTGGCAAGAGCTGGACGAACGTGGCGAAGAACATCACCGGACTGCCCGCGAACTCGTGGGTCTCGTGCGTGGATGCCAGCCGCTTCGCCGAGGGCACCGCCTACGCGACGTTCGATCGTCACACCATGAGCGACATGAAGACGTACGTTTACAAGACCGTCGACTTTGGGAAGACCTGGACCTCGCTCGCAACTCCGGAACTCAAGTGGTTCGCGCACGTGATCAAGCAGGATCGGGTGAATCCGAGCCTGCTGTTCCTCGGCACCGAGTACGGGCTCTACGTGTCGCTCGACGACGGCAAGCAGTGGGGTCAGCTCACGCCCGGGCTGCCGAACGTGCCGGTGCGCGATCTCGCCATTCACCCGCGCGAAGGCGACCTCGTGATCGCGACGCACGGCCGTGCGCTCTACGTGCTCGACGACCTGTCGCCGCTGCGCTCGCTCGATCCCGCGACGCTCGACAAGGACGTGGCGTTCCTGCCCGCGCGCCCGGCGGTGGTGTACATCCCGAACGCCGAACAGCGCTTCGACAGCGAAGAGAACTTCGTGGGGCGTGGCTATCACGAGAGCGCCTCGATCAACTACTACCTCAAGAAGCGGCACATGATCGGCGACCTGAAGGTCGAGGTCTACGACGCTCAGGGCAAGCTCATCCAGTCGATCAACGGTGGCAAGCGGCGCGGCATCAACCGGGTGACCTGGTCGATGCGCATGAAGCCGCCCAAGTCGCCGCCTGCCGCCCAGCTGATCCGCGATCAAGGTGCGTTCATGGGCCCGCGGGTGCCGTTCGGCGACTACTCGGTGAAGCTCATCAAGGGCAAGGAGACGCTCGAGTCGAAGCTCACCCTGGCGGGTGATCCACGTTCCAAATACTCGACCGAGGACCGTGCGATCCAGAATCGCACCGTGATGCAGCTCTACGGCATGCTCGCGGACCTGACCTATCTCACCGAGGTCGTGATCGACGTGCGCAAGCAGGCCGGCGAGCGCCTCGCGAAACTCGGGCCGAAGGATCCGGCGCGCAAGGCGCTGCAGCCGTGGCTCGATCGCGTCGACGCGTTCCGCAACTCGATGTCGGCGACGCGCGAAGGGGCGATCACCGGCGAGGAGCAGCTGCGCGAGAAACTCGGGCTGCTGTATGGAGCCGTAAACTTCCACGATGGTCGCCCGACCGGCGCGCAGATCGACAATCTGAAGCTGATGGAGCAGGAGCT